In a genomic window of Bernardetia sp.:
- a CDS encoding DHH family phosphoesterase: MQNLAGLAELLSTPQKVVIFPHQRPDADALGSCRALSLYLQKKNHQTTVISPTEYPSFLNWMPQNDEVVVYSERTHQEIEKLVSEATLICCLDFSSPNRTAPLDTFIEKNPDTPILMIDHHRGKTDFAQFELWDITAAATAELVYDLILLLNDRHLIDIPTAQCLYAGIMTDTASFKHPNTTGKIHRIAADLMDMGLDSSYVQRKVYDSNTENRIRLLGHALSSCLTVRKDLRTAYFVLKQKDTLRYNTQSGDTEGIVNYALSIEGIDFAAILIDYGNEVRMSFRSVGTFSVADFARNYFGGGGHHNAAGGRSTEPIGKVVERFENLIKEHRTELTTTPQ; this comes from the coding sequence ATGCAAAATTTAGCAGGTCTAGCAGAACTTTTAAGCACTCCTCAAAAAGTGGTTATCTTCCCACATCAACGCCCAGATGCTGATGCTTTGGGTTCTTGCAGAGCTTTATCTTTATATTTACAAAAGAAAAATCATCAGACTACAGTTATTTCACCTACCGAATATCCAAGTTTTTTGAATTGGATGCCTCAAAACGATGAAGTGGTAGTATATTCAGAAAGAACTCATCAAGAAATTGAAAAATTAGTTTCAGAGGCTACTCTAATTTGTTGCTTAGATTTTTCTAGCCCTAATAGAACAGCTCCCTTAGATACTTTTATTGAAAAAAATCCTGATACGCCTATTTTGATGATAGACCATCATAGAGGAAAAACAGATTTTGCTCAATTTGAATTGTGGGATATTACAGCAGCAGCAACAGCAGAACTTGTCTATGACTTGATTTTGCTTTTGAATGACAGACATTTGATAGATATTCCAACAGCACAGTGTCTTTATGCAGGAATAATGACAGATACAGCGTCTTTCAAACACCCAAATACAACTGGAAAAATACATCGCATTGCTGCTGACTTGATGGATATGGGCTTAGATTCTTCTTACGTACAGCGTAAAGTATATGATAGCAATACAGAAAACAGGATTCGCCTTCTAGGACATGCTCTTTCAAGCTGCCTAACTGTAAGAAAGGATTTGAGAACAGCCTATTTTGTTTTGAAGCAAAAAGACACCCTCAGATATAACACACAGTCTGGCGATACAGAAGGAATTGTAAACTACGCTCTCTCTATTGAAGGGATTGACTTTGCAGCTATTCTGATTGACTATGGAAATGAAGTCAGAATGTCTTTTCGTTCTGTCGGAACATTTTCAGTAGCTGATTTTGCTCGTAATTATTTTGGAGGAGGAGGACATCACAATGCAGCAGGAGGCAGAAGTACAGAGCCTATTGGAAAAGTGGTAGAGCGTTTTGAAAACCTTATCAAAGAGCATCGTACAGAGCTTACTACAACTCCCCAGTAA